The Streptomyces sp. NBC_01775 genome includes a region encoding these proteins:
- the fmt gene encoding methionyl-tRNA formyltransferase: protein MRLVFAGTPEVAVPALDTLIASERHEVAAVITRPDARAGRGRHLVPSPVAQRAEEEGIEVLKPKRPKDEDFLARLREIGPDCCPVVAYGALLPRVALDVPVRGWVNLHFSLLPAWRGAAPVQHALLAGDEVSGASTFLIEEGLDSGPVYGVVTEEVRRTDTSGDLLTRLAFAGAGLLAATMDGIEDGTLTAVPQPEEGISLAPKITVEDARIDWTAPALRIDRLVRACTPAPGAWTVFRDERLKVRSVALTEGPASSGGPGTEGLAPGELRVGKNSVHVGTGSQPVELDWVQAQGKKPMRAADWARGSRIVEGELLGGA from the coding sequence ATGAGGCTCGTCTTCGCCGGCACCCCCGAGGTCGCCGTACCCGCCCTCGACACCCTGATCGCCTCGGAGCGGCACGAGGTCGCCGCCGTGATCACCCGGCCCGACGCGCGTGCCGGGCGCGGCCGTCACCTGGTGCCCAGCCCCGTCGCGCAGCGCGCCGAGGAGGAGGGGATCGAGGTGCTCAAGCCCAAGCGGCCCAAGGACGAGGACTTCCTGGCCCGGCTGCGGGAGATCGGCCCCGACTGCTGCCCCGTCGTCGCCTACGGCGCGCTGCTGCCGCGCGTCGCGCTCGACGTACCGGTCAGGGGCTGGGTCAACCTGCACTTCTCGCTGCTGCCCGCGTGGCGCGGAGCCGCGCCCGTGCAGCACGCGCTGCTCGCCGGGGACGAGGTGAGCGGCGCCTCCACCTTCCTCATCGAGGAAGGGCTCGACTCGGGCCCGGTCTACGGCGTGGTCACCGAGGAGGTGCGCCGCACCGACACCAGCGGCGACCTGCTCACCCGGCTCGCCTTCGCCGGGGCGGGGCTGCTGGCGGCGACCATGGACGGCATCGAGGACGGCACCCTGACGGCCGTACCGCAGCCCGAGGAGGGCATCTCCCTCGCGCCCAAGATCACCGTCGAGGACGCCAGGATCGACTGGACGGCGCCGGCGTTGCGTATCGACCGGCTGGTGCGGGCCTGTACGCCGGCGCCCGGCGCTTGGACGGTCTTCCGTGACGAGCGGCTCAAGGTGCGCTCCGTCGCCCTCACCGAGGGCCCCGCGAGTTCCGGGGGCCCGGGAACGGAAGGGCTCGCGCCCGGTGAGCTGAGGGTCGGCAAGAACTCCGTCCATGTCGGGACCGGTTCGCAGCCCGTCGAACTGGACTGGGTACAGGCGCAGGGCAAGAAGCCCATGCGGGCCGCGGACTGGGCCCGCGGCTCGCGCATCGTGGAGGGCGAGCTGCTGGGCGGCGCCTGA
- a CDS encoding RsmB/NOP family class I SAM-dependent RNA methyltransferase codes for MSTRPHQGAKPSRGKPHRRPRKDPVRILAFEALRAVDERDAYANLVLPPMLRKAREKAPEEGGIDARDAALATELVYGTLRRQGTYDAVIAECVDRSLREVDPPVLDVLSLGAHQLLGTRIPGHAAVSATVELARVVLGDGRAKFVNAVLRKISADDLDGWLDRITPSYEEDAEEHLALRHAHPRWVVSALWDALGGPRQGITELLEADNERPEVTLVARPGRATTEELLTDETLPGRWSPYAVRMAEGGEPGALDAVREGRAGVQDEGSQLVALALANAPVEGADTRWLDTCAGPGGKAALLGALAAERGASLVAAEKQPHRARLVARSLEGNPGPWTVVTADGTRPAWRPGSFDRVLVDVPCTGLGALRRRPEARWRRRPEDLEGFAPLQRGLLGQALEAARVGGVVAYVTCSPHPAETRAVVDDVLKALAKEPGGTAAELTDARPLLPDVPALGEGPDIQLWPHLHGTDAMYLALLRRTA; via the coding sequence GTGAGTACCCGTCCCCACCAGGGCGCGAAGCCCTCCCGCGGCAAGCCCCACCGGCGCCCCCGCAAGGACCCCGTCCGCATTCTCGCCTTCGAGGCGCTGCGCGCCGTGGACGAGCGGGACGCCTACGCCAACCTCGTCCTGCCTCCCATGCTGCGCAAGGCGCGGGAGAAGGCGCCGGAGGAAGGCGGCATCGACGCGCGGGACGCGGCGCTCGCCACCGAACTGGTCTACGGCACGCTGCGCCGGCAGGGGACCTACGACGCGGTCATCGCCGAGTGCGTGGACCGGTCCCTGCGCGAGGTGGACCCGCCGGTGCTGGACGTGCTCTCGCTCGGCGCCCACCAGCTGCTCGGCACCCGCATCCCCGGGCACGCGGCGGTCAGCGCGACGGTCGAGCTGGCCCGGGTGGTGCTGGGGGACGGCCGGGCGAAGTTCGTCAACGCCGTGCTGCGCAAGATCTCGGCCGACGACCTCGACGGCTGGCTGGACCGGATCACGCCGTCCTACGAGGAGGACGCCGAAGAACACCTGGCGCTGCGCCACGCGCACCCCCGGTGGGTCGTCTCCGCCCTCTGGGACGCGCTCGGCGGCCCTCGTCAGGGCATCACCGAGCTGCTGGAGGCCGACAACGAGCGCCCCGAGGTCACCCTCGTGGCCCGCCCCGGCCGCGCCACCACCGAGGAGCTGCTGACCGACGAGACGCTGCCCGGCCGCTGGTCGCCGTACGCCGTACGGATGGCCGAGGGCGGCGAGCCGGGTGCCCTGGACGCCGTACGCGAGGGCAGGGCGGGGGTGCAGGACGAGGGCAGCCAGCTCGTGGCGCTCGCGCTGGCCAACGCGCCCGTCGAGGGGGCCGACACCCGCTGGCTCGACACCTGTGCCGGCCCGGGAGGCAAGGCCGCGCTCCTCGGCGCGCTGGCCGCCGAGCGGGGTGCCTCGCTGGTGGCGGCCGAGAAGCAGCCGCACCGCGCCCGGCTGGTGGCCCGCAGCCTGGAGGGCAACCCCGGCCCCTGGACGGTCGTCACCGCCGACGGCACCCGGCCGGCGTGGCGGCCCGGGAGCTTCGACCGGGTCCTCGTCGATGTGCCCTGCACCGGACTCGGGGCCCTGCGGCGCAGGCCCGAGGCGCGCTGGCGGCGCAGGCCGGAGGATCTGGAGGGCTTCGCTCCGCTCCAGCGCGGGCTGCTGGGCCAGGCGCTGGAGGCGGCCCGCGTCGGGGGTGTCGTCGCGTATGTGACCTGCTCCCCGCACCCGGCCGAGACCCGCGCCGTGGTCGACGACGTCCTCAAAGCCCTCGCCAAGGAGCCGGGCGGCACGGCCGCCGAGCTGACCGACGCGCGTCCCCTGCTGCCGGACGTCCCCGCGCTCGGCGAGG